The window TAGTGCTTTTAGTAAAGACATAAAATCCCAAACGGCATAAACATGCTGTTCCATAAATACGCTAACATCCTCTAAGTTATTTAAAACAGAATACAATTTGTGTGTATTCAATTGGTGTCTTAGCGGTTTCAGTTTGTCTTCTAAAGTCGCAATGGTCATTATAAAACTAAAGTTTTTTGTCTAAACTCATCTTCTTCATTACTAACAATGCCTAAAGCTTCATAGATATAAGCAAAAGTTGATAGTAATTCTGGTTTACCGTCTACAATAGCGATATCGTGTTCAAAATGTGCACTTGGCTTATCGTCTAAAGTGGTAATTGTCCAACCATCTCTGTGTTGTTTGATACGTTGCGTACCAAGGTTTATCATAGGCTCAATAGCCACAACCATACCTTCAATAAACTTTTTACCACGTCCACGTTTACCATAATTCGGCATTTCTGGATCTTCGTGCATTTTGGTTCCTAAACCATGACCTACTAATTCGCGAACAACACCATAACCATGGTCTTCACAATATTTTTGAATAGCATAGCCTACATCTCCAACGCGATTACCGACTTTCAATTCTTTAATACCAACGTATAGAGATTCCTTAGTAACTTGAAGTAGTTTTGCTGTTTCAGGAGCAATGTCACCGATAGCAAAAGTATAAGCGTGATCTCCATAATACCCGTTTAAAATAGAACCACAGTCAACAGATATGATATCACCTTCAACTAGTGGTGTATTGTTTGGTATACCATGAACAACCTGAGAGTTTGGACTCATACATAGGGTGTTAGGAAAATCATATAATCCTAAAAACCCAGGAACGGCACCTAAATCTCTGATGTGTTCTTCTGCAATTTTATCTAATTGTAGGGTTGTAACACCTGGTTTTATTGCTTTAGCAACTTCTCCTAATGTTTTAGAAACAACTAATGCAGCTGCACGCATTAATTCTATTTCTTCTTTTGTTTTTACTATAATCATGCTTAAAAAAATATGGGCAAATATACTTAAAATAAACCGTTTTTCTTATTTTAGAGACATGACATTTAACAGGTTTTGAGGTTATGTTATATAGTATTTTTGTCGTCTAAAATTAATATTATGTTCACATCAGTCACTGCAGAAGAAGCTGTAAAAGTTTTAAAATCTAATAATCGTGTATATATTCAGGCTGCTGCTGCAGCACCTCAATCTTTGATTCAGGCCATGACTAAAAGACACGAAGAATTACGTCATGTAGAAGTGTGTCATTTACATACGGAAGGTGAAGCGCCTTATGCTAATCCCGAATTGAAAGATAGTTTTCATGTTAATTCCTTTTTTATTGGAAAAAATGTGAGACATACTTTAAGAGCAGGGAACGGCTCATACACACCTGTTTTTTTAAGTGAGTTACCAGTGCTTTTTAAGCGTAATATTATTGATTTAGATGTTGCTTTTATACATGTGTCTGTACCAGATAAACATGGGTATTGCTCTTTGGGTGTTTCTGTTGAAGCTACTTTAGCAGCTATTGACAATGCAACTACGGTTATTGCTCAGGTTAATAGATATATGCCAAGAACACACGGTGCAGGTATTATCCATGTGTCAGAGATTGATACGTTTGTAGAAAGTCATCAACCATTACCGGGTCATGATATGGTAGAACCAACAGCTATTGAAAATACTATCGGTGATTATGTGGCTAATTTAATTGAAGACCGAAGCACGTTGCAAATGGGTATTGGCTCTATTCCTAATGCAGTGCTAACGCGATTGGTAAATCATAAAGATTTAGGGCTGCATACTGAGATGTTTTCTGATGGAGTTATTGATTTAATTTTGAAAAATGTAATAAACGGAAACTACAAAGCTATTAATAGAGGACGTGCATTATCTACTTTTTTAGTAGGGTCGCAACGCTTGTATGATTATGTAGATGATAATCCTTTTGTTGAAATGAGAGCATCAAATTATACAAACGATGTGTCCATTATTAAACAAAATCCTAAAATGGTTGCCATTAATAGTGCAATAGAAGTGGATGTTACTGGACAGGTTTGCGCTGATAGTATTGGTGCGCACATGTATTCTGGAGTTGGGGGACAAATGGATTTTATTAGAGGGGCTTCTTTAAGCGAAGGTGGTAAAGCAATTATAGCACTACCATCGGTAACTAGAAAAGGAATCAGCAGAATTGTACCAGCATTAAAACCTGGAGCAGGTGTGGTTACAACGCGATCACACGTGCATTATGTAGTAACAGAATATGGTGTGGCTAATTTATTTGGAAAAACAATTAAAGAGCGGGTTAAAGCATTAGTTAATATTGCACATCCAGATCATAGAGAGCTTGTGGATAGGCAGTACTTTGATATGATAAAATATTAGTAATTAAAACTTAAACCAACTCTTTTTCTTTGGTTTTGGTAGTTGGGGCGTGTCATTAGTTAACATCTGATAGATTTCTCCCCAACCTAAAATGCCACCGATATTGCGATCATCAATAAAAAGATCAGCGTTAATTTTTCTACTAACTTCATTTTTAAAGTCCTCTTCAGGGAAACTTTGGTTTACCGCATAGAAGGTAATTCCATTGTCTTGACAAAAAGCAACTGCCTCGTCTAGTTTTTTTCCATGTCTGTAAGTCCATAAAATTAAGCGATGACCGTCAGATTGCAAGCGTTTTAAGGTTTCGAAAGCAAAAAGACGTTCTTGTCCAATGCCAGGATAGCCATCTTCTACGATGGTGCCGTCAAAATCTACTGCAATTATAAGTCCTTTAGAAAGCTTCATTTTATATAAAAATTGAATTCAAAAATACAATAATTATTAGTAAAAGAAAGTGTAGTCTTTGTAGTTGTACTTTAACTAGAACATAACTTAAAATTAATTAAAGAGAAGTTCTCGATACACTTTTTTCGTGCCTCAAAAAACACTCGAACTGGCATATGAATAAAATAAGGCTGTATTATAAATAGAGTTGTTTTAGCTCTCCTCTTATTTTAAGAGGAGAATGAATTTTTATTTCACCTTAAAAGAAATAAAGAGAAAGAGGAGTTAAGTTAGTTGGTGATTTTTGATTTAGAATGATAAGAGCCGATGCTGTTATTGTAAAAGTCTAGAAGAATTAAAGAATGAGTTCTCGATACACTTTTTTCGTTCCTAAAAAATACTCGAACTGGCGTATGACTAAAATAAGGCTGTATATAAATAGAGTTGTGTTAGCTCTCCTCTTATTTTAAGAGGAGAATGAATTTTTATTTCAGCTTAAAAGAAATAAAAAGAAAGAGGAGTTAAGTGAGTTGAAAGATTTATAATTGTTTGTTTGAGTATCTTGTCTCTGAAACAAAAAAAACGTCCTATCGATTAAAAATGGAACGTTTTTTTGATGTTTAATTTTAGTTATACCAAACTATGGCAAGTCATTGCTTGTGGTTGTTCTATGCCCATTAATTTTAAAATAGTTGGAGCCATATCACCTAAAACACCATCCTTTATCTCTTTTAACTCCTTGTCAATTAAGATAAGAGGCACTGGATTGGTTGTATGTGCTGTATTTGGAGAGCCATCTGGATTAATCATGGTTTCGCAATTACCATGATCGGCGATTAATAGTGTCGTGTAACCATGTGCTAAAGCGGTAGTCACGACTTGTTTTACACATTTGTCAACCACTTCACAAGCTTGTATAGCTGCAGACATTGATCCTGTATGACCAACCATATCACCATTTGCAAAATTTAAACAGACAAAATCCGTCGTTTCTTTTTCTAATTCTGGGATTAATGCATCTGTTAATTCAAATGCAGACATTTCAGGCTTTAAATCGTAAGTAGCGACTTTAGGCGAATTTTTTAAGATGCGACTTTCTCCTTTAAATGGCGTTTCTTGTCCACCAGAAAAGAAAAAGGTCACGTGAGGATATTTTTCCGTTTCCGCAATACGTATTTGTGTTTTGTTGTTTTTTTCTAAAACCTCACCTAAGGTTTCTGTAATATTATCTTTATCAAACACGACATGAATTCCTGTAAAAGCATCGCCATAATTAGTCATGGTTACATAGTACAAGTTTAATTTATGCATGTTTTGTTCGTGATGATCATTTTGATATAAAGCATCGGTTAACTCACGTCCACGATCTGTTCTGAAGTTAAAAAAGATAACCACATCATCTTCTTTAATGGTTGTTAATGGAAGCCCTTCTGCATTTGATTTTATAATGGGTTTTATAAATTCGTCTGTAATATCGGCATCATAATGGTTTTGCACACTTTGTGGTAAATCATTAGATAATTCGCCTGTACCATTAACTAAGGCATCATATGCTAATTTAATACGTTCCCAACGGTTATCACGATCCATTGCATAGTAACGACCGGTTAAACTAGCTAGTTTAGTGTTTTTATTTTTAGTGAATGTTTCTAAATCTTGAACAAATCCTTTTCCCGATTTTGGATCGACATCACGACCATCTGTAAAGGCATGAATATAGGCGTTTTCTACACCAGAAGCTTCCGTAGCATCAATTAATCCTTTTAGGTGATTAATGTGAGAGTGTACACCACCATCACTTAATAATCCTAAAAAATGAATATTTTGATTATTCGCTTTAGCATAACTAAAAGCGTCTTGTAATACGTGTTCTTTTGCAAGTGTATTTTTATCAATAGCTAGGTTGATTTTAGCTAAATCTTGATAGACAATACGTCCTGCACCTAAGTTCATGTGTCCAACTTCACTATTACCCATTTGACCTTCGGGTAATCCAACGTGTAAACCATCTGTGCGTAATTGTGCGTTTGGATACTTGGTATATAAACTATCTATAAAAGGTGTGTTAGCATTATCTATTGCAGAGACCTTCGGGTCAGGAGATTTTCCCCAACCATCTAAAATCATTAAGATTACTTTTTTGTTCATTTTATTAGATTTTGTATATACAAATATAAAAACTAAAGTCCTGCAATTGCAGGACTTTAAGGTTTGTTTACGATAACGTTTTAGTTGGTCGAGTATTTTTTAATCGACTTTCTAATTTCTTCGATACGGTTGTCCGGGTCAGGATGTGTACTTTGAAATTCTGGTTGTCTGTTTGGTCCTGCTGCACGTTTTAAAATCTCCATGACTTTAATCATTTCTTCTGGGTTATATCCTGCACGAAGCATAAATCTAACGCCTAAATCATCACTTTCTAACTCGTCCTCACGACCATTAGTCAATAATTTTGTCATGCCGTATTGTTGTATAAAACCTCCAGCATCTGCACCAACAGATCCAGCTGTAGACAAGCCTTGCCAAAGCTCTGAATTGGCGATACGTTCGGCACTATGTTTTCCTAAAACGTGACCAATTTCGTGTCCTAAAACACCCGCTAATTGATCTTCGTTTTCTAATTGAGCGTATAAGGCATATGTTATAAATATTTGACCTCCAGGTAATGCAAAAGCATTAATGGTATTGGGATCTGCTAATAAATGGAATTCATATTTATATGGCGTTTCTTTAGCGATGCTGCTATTAACTAGTTTATTACCCACATTATCGACTAGTGCTTGGTGTTTTTCGTTTGGATACAAACCACCATGTTGAGCAGCCATTTGATCACGACTTTGTAGACCCATTTGGATTTCTTGATCCGTAGTCATGGATATCGCTTGTCTTTTACCTGTATAGGGGTTTACTTCTTGCTGACTGCAGTATTTAAAGCCAAAAAAAGCAGCTATACATAAACCGATTAGTAGTCGTCCTTTTAAATTTCCTCTCATTATAGTTAAAATTGTGTACTCTTACAATTTACAAAAGTTCTGGGTTAATATCTAAAATATTTTGGTTGATGTATTGATTTATAAATAGTTCCGAAAAAGAATCGCTTCCGGATAAAGCTTCTTTTTTTAATATTTCAGAAATATTTAATGTTTTGTAGGCTTTTAAATACTCAGAGGATAATGCTTTGTAGCTAAAATGCCAAGGTTCGTATTTAAATCCTTTACGATTTGCATTATCAGTATACACTAAATAGAAACCATATTTGGCAGCGTTAACGTCCGTCCATTCTTTAAGTTTGCAGTAAGGGCCATTAGCGTGAAAGTTTTTAGGTAGCAAAACATTTTTTGGTTGCTTGACATTAGTTTGGTAAATGTCAATGTCTGTTCCCCAATGGTGTCGAGAAGTTCCTGGGATTGTAGAGTATTCTATTATTTTTTTGATGTTGGCCATGTCAGATAAACCTTTGGCTTTGTTGCTTTTAAACTTGCGTTCCCAAATGCGTTTTTGATGAGCAAAACCTCTGTAACTTGATACTGCTCCAATACTAATGCCGTCTTTTAAGGCTGCAGCTTGCATTTTTTTGAATGCGGTATTTGCTTCCGCTCTAAGGTTGTATCCATTACCAAATAGTTTTGGAGTTCCTTTTCCTATTAATTCGTCATTAGAAATAGACGATTGATAAAATGCAAACTGTGGTACTGTAGCAAGTGTGATACAAGCTATTACTAGAAATTTAATTAACTGTTGTTTTTTCATTTTAATGATTTATGCATGACGTAATGTGGTCCAACTTCGGGGATGTCAAAAACTTCTCCAATCGTTTTAAAACCGTTATTTTTATAAAAGTTTAAAGCAGTAATACGTGCGTTAAACCATAAGTGGTCTATGTTTTTAGTTTTTAAATAATCTATTCCATGAGTTAATAAATGCTTCCCAAAATGTAAGCCTTGATAGTCTTCTAAAACCCCCATTGCTCTTAATCTGTATTGTATTGGGGCTGTAAATAAAGGCGATTGATCCGCTACAAAAGTACAGACACCTGCTAATTTGTTTTTTGTGTACAATCCAAAATGATAAGTACTATCTAGATTATCTTGCGGAAATATACAGGCTTCAACTGGTTTGCCTTTGCGCAAGACTTCTTGTCTTACAGGTATTGTTTCTAAACCATTGATTGACTTGATGGTAAAGGTTATGTTTTCTTTTGAATATAAATTACCAGCCATAGTCGTGTTAAATCTATAATTTAAAATAATATTATATTTCAAAATTAACTAATTTTGACGAAAACAATAGCAATGTCTTTCAGCTTTAAATTAATTGAAAAAGATAAAATTAACTGTATTATTCCTTTAATGCAGAAATTAACCAATAATAAAAACTCGGATGCTGTTTTAAAAGAGCGTTTTGCAGAAATGGTAGAGCAAAATTATGAGTGCGCTGGTGTTTATGACGGTGACATATTAATTGGGATTTCTGGCATGTGGTTTCAAACGAGACATTATGCCGGGAAAAGCATGGAGGTAGATCATGTTTATATTGAAGAGTCTTACCAAGGTAAAGGTTTAGGGAAACAGTTTTTTAAGTGGCTTTATAGCTACGCAACAAGTAAAGGTTGTAATATCTCTGAATTAAATACTTATGTTCAAAATTACCCTTCGCATAAGTTTTATTATAACGAAGGGTATGAAATTTTTGGTTATCACTTTTATAAAACGCTGTAAGTTTAATATGTAAGATAAATCCAACCTGAATAGCTTTTGTTTTCTTCTGTCAGTTGTAATACATAAAAATAAGTGCCAACTGGTAGTTTTTCGCCTTGAGTACCAACAACATTTTTATTGGCTACACCATTAAAAGAGTTGTCATAATTTTCTGCATCATAAACAATTCTTCCCCATCGGTTAAAAATTTGTAAGTTGTTTTTAAACAATTCTACACCTTCAATAATAAAGACGTCATTTAATTGATCGCCATTAGGAGTAATTGCGTTGTATACGTTTAAACCATCACTACCTATTAAAGCCCCAAAGGTAATGATGTCGTAGTCTTCTGGGATAAACTCGACAGAGCTAATGGTGCCATTGTTTGTATCTCCAGTAATTGCTGAGTTACCTAAGTCTAACCATTTATTTTCGGTCTTACTCCAGCCTACAACTCTTAAGTTCATTAAGTCGGAAACTAAATTATCTATTTGACTTTCTTGATCCCAAGTTAATGTGACGTAGGTTAAATCTTTACCATCAAAATCCCAAAATTCTTCTGTGTTAACTTGATTAATGATGCCTTCAGAAGTATTAGTGTCAAATGAGTTACTGAAAGTAGAAGGGAAGTTTGGGTCTTCATTAAAATAGGCTGCACTAAACGTAACAACACTAGGCTGAGCAGGTGTAATTAAAGGTCTGAATTTATCGTCTTGACCAATAGGGAACACAAAGGATTGATTACTGCTAACAGAGGCATAACCATCAACATTTCTCAAATCATCTTCTAATGCGTATACGGCATTGTTTAAATAGTCAAGCGAGATGTCTGGGTTTAATCTAGGTGTAATAACATCTCCT is drawn from Psychroserpens sp. NJDZ02 and contains these coding sequences:
- the map gene encoding type I methionyl aminopeptidase, yielding MIIVKTKEEIELMRAAALVVSKTLGEVAKAIKPGVTTLQLDKIAEEHIRDLGAVPGFLGLYDFPNTLCMSPNSQVVHGIPNNTPLVEGDIISVDCGSILNGYYGDHAYTFAIGDIAPETAKLLQVTKESLYVGIKELKVGNRVGDVGYAIQKYCEDHGYGVVRELVGHGLGTKMHEDPEMPNYGKRGRGKKFIEGMVVAIEPMINLGTQRIKQHRDGWTITTLDDKPSAHFEHDIAIVDGKPELLSTFAYIYEALGIVSNEEDEFRQKTLVL
- a CDS encoding acetyl-CoA hydrolase/transferase family protein, which produces MFTSVTAEEAVKVLKSNNRVYIQAAAAAPQSLIQAMTKRHEELRHVEVCHLHTEGEAPYANPELKDSFHVNSFFIGKNVRHTLRAGNGSYTPVFLSELPVLFKRNIIDLDVAFIHVSVPDKHGYCSLGVSVEATLAAIDNATTVIAQVNRYMPRTHGAGIIHVSEIDTFVESHQPLPGHDMVEPTAIENTIGDYVANLIEDRSTLQMGIGSIPNAVLTRLVNHKDLGLHTEMFSDGVIDLILKNVINGNYKAINRGRALSTFLVGSQRLYDYVDDNPFVEMRASNYTNDVSIIKQNPKMVAINSAIEVDVTGQVCADSIGAHMYSGVGGQMDFIRGASLSEGGKAIIALPSVTRKGISRIVPALKPGAGVVTTRSHVHYVVTEYGVANLFGKTIKERVKALVNIAHPDHRELVDRQYFDMIKY
- a CDS encoding BT0820 family HAD-type phosphatase: MKLSKGLIIAVDFDGTIVEDGYPGIGQERLFAFETLKRLQSDGHRLILWTYRHGKKLDEAVAFCQDNGITFYAVNQSFPEEDFKNEVSRKINADLFIDDRNIGGILGWGEIYQMLTNDTPQLPKPKKKSWFKF
- the gpmI gene encoding 2,3-bisphosphoglycerate-independent phosphoglycerate mutase; protein product: MNKKVILMILDGWGKSPDPKVSAIDNANTPFIDSLYTKYPNAQLRTDGLHVGLPEGQMGNSEVGHMNLGAGRIVYQDLAKINLAIDKNTLAKEHVLQDAFSYAKANNQNIHFLGLLSDGGVHSHINHLKGLIDATEASGVENAYIHAFTDGRDVDPKSGKGFVQDLETFTKNKNTKLASLTGRYYAMDRDNRWERIKLAYDALVNGTGELSNDLPQSVQNHYDADITDEFIKPIIKSNAEGLPLTTIKEDDVVIFFNFRTDRGRELTDALYQNDHHEQNMHKLNLYYVTMTNYGDAFTGIHVVFDKDNITETLGEVLEKNNKTQIRIAETEKYPHVTFFFSGGQETPFKGESRILKNSPKVATYDLKPEMSAFELTDALIPELEKETTDFVCLNFANGDMVGHTGSMSAAIQACEVVDKCVKQVVTTALAHGYTTLLIADHGNCETMINPDGSPNTAHTTNPVPLILIDKELKEIKDGVLGDMAPTILKLMGIEQPQAMTCHSLV
- a CDS encoding M48 family metalloprotease, whose product is MMRGNLKGRLLIGLCIAAFFGFKYCSQQEVNPYTGKRQAISMTTDQEIQMGLQSRDQMAAQHGGLYPNEKHQALVDNVGNKLVNSSIAKETPYKYEFHLLADPNTINAFALPGGQIFITYALYAQLENEDQLAGVLGHEIGHVLGKHSAERIANSELWQGLSTAGSVGADAGGFIQQYGMTKLLTNGREDELESDDLGVRFMLRAGYNPEEMIKVMEILKRAAGPNRQPEFQSTHPDPDNRIEEIRKSIKKYSTN
- a CDS encoding M15 family metallopeptidase → MKKQQLIKFLVIACITLATVPQFAFYQSSISNDELIGKGTPKLFGNGYNLRAEANTAFKKMQAAALKDGISIGAVSSYRGFAHQKRIWERKFKSNKAKGLSDMANIKKIIEYSTIPGTSRHHWGTDIDIYQTNVKQPKNVLLPKNFHANGPYCKLKEWTDVNAAKYGFYLVYTDNANRKGFKYEPWHFSYKALSSEYLKAYKTLNISEILKKEALSGSDSFSELFINQYINQNILDINPELL
- a CDS encoding GNAT family N-acetyltransferase — translated: MKYNIILNYRFNTTMAGNLYSKENITFTIKSINGLETIPVRQEVLRKGKPVEACIFPQDNLDSTYHFGLYTKNKLAGVCTFVADQSPLFTAPIQYRLRAMGVLEDYQGLHFGKHLLTHGIDYLKTKNIDHLWFNARITALNFYKNNGFKTIGEVFDIPEVGPHYVMHKSLK
- a CDS encoding GNAT family N-acetyltransferase, which codes for MTKTIAMSFSFKLIEKDKINCIIPLMQKLTNNKNSDAVLKERFAEMVEQNYECAGVYDGDILIGISGMWFQTRHYAGKSMEVDHVYIEESYQGKGLGKQFFKWLYSYATSKGCNISELNTYVQNYPSHKFYYNEGYEIFGYHFYKTL
- a CDS encoding gliding motility-associated C-terminal domain-containing protein translates to MKTITYILVLFIFQVSFAQDAFHNFGNLQIHDQGQMGFHIDLENDGTFNQNLGLAGFYSFDNSLTISGTEIPRFFDIEVAVDDHLFLEINTEVTNGVDYLIGDVITPRLNPDISLDYLNNAVYALEDDLRNVDGYASVSSNQSFVFPIGQDDKFRPLITPAQPSVVTFSAAYFNEDPNFPSTFSNSFDTNTSEGIINQVNTEEFWDFDGKDLTYVTLTWDQESQIDNLVSDLMNLRVVGWSKTENKWLDLGNSAITGDTNNGTISSVEFIPEDYDIITFGALIGSDGLNVYNAITPNGDQLNDVFIIEGVELFKNNLQIFNRWGRIVYDAENYDNSFNGVANKNVVGTQGEKLPVGTYFYVLQLTEENKSYSGWIYLTY